In Mixophyes fleayi isolate aMixFle1 chromosome 3, aMixFle1.hap1, whole genome shotgun sequence, the genomic stretch TAAATTTTCCAACTGCATTTTAGACTATTACTAAAAATTAtatctaaataagaaaaaaaaaaaagtctactagtatttttttgcagTACAAAGCAACAACTAAACTGCAGATGTAATTAGTGCGACATGAATTTTGTAAGATAATGAAGCCAACCGTTGGTCATCATCAAGTAAATTCTGCAAGATGTATATTATAATTACTGATGTCTGGTCTGGAAATAGGAAGGTGGATATGTGTCACGAGGCTCTTACTTAGCTTTGTATATGTTGTGTACAATGTaatgaaataattacatttaaaacagtCTTCATTTCATCACATACTTTCTTCTCAGTTCATAGGTAATTTGTACCCTGCTGGACTCTGgttacagctgtaaaaagtttGAGACTAAACatctataaataaacaaaaaaaaataaaaaaagggactCCAACAATAACCAAACTAAGAAACTGTGCAAAGATCAAttctaatttaaaatgtaattttacacaACATAGTTCGGACTATTAGAAGAAGCAAACATTCATTTTTGAAATTTTGTGGAACCATGAAATGTTCAgcctatataatatacataaggGGACAGGGCAACTACAGCGATACACTGAGACAGGTCTTCTCATGGGATTTTGTGGCAGCATGTCACAGTCAGTAAATTAAGTCCATTTTCATACAATTTAATCTGCTGGGTATTCCCTGTTTATGGGCTTAAGATAGAAAGATACATCTGTTATAAACgctagttaaaacaaaacatgttacagGTAGGATGCATTTACCAAAATATTTCTCATTTGTAATAAGCAGGCTTCaggttaatgacatttttagaaaCTATTTTAGAAAGTGCCTCTAATTTACAGCATTACTGTACATCTAATCTATATCAAACTTAACAGCTATAGTGAACTAGATATAGATAGCATTGACAGATACTTTAAATattgatttaagaaaaaaaaaaaaaaagaaaaaaaaaaagaaaactaaatctGTATATTCTCATACTCAAAATTGCACAATGTGTCCATTAAACCATAGAAAGTACATTTTAGGCATAAAAAATTAGTTCGGGTAGCTGGCCCCCTTGCACCCCGGTCCCATTTGTGCTGTCCGAGGAACACTGAAACTGCACAGTTACTTTTCCACACTGAACCTCAGTCATTCCTTCCTGTCCAAAGTAACTCAATTCATTGCCGTCCAGGACCACACTGGCTGTGTAGAAAGTATCTGGTTCAATTTGCACAGGATACTCGAACCAAACAGGAAATGTATTGCTGGATCCATCTGAGAAGTATTTGCTTAGATTCTGTCCCAATATCACTCCTTGTCGTTTCAGTTCAATTTTCGCACTATATTCTGCAGACCCACAGCTGGAGCCATATAGACCAAAGCCTGCGATAAATACTCGTTTATCCACAGAAAACTGAATGCTGTCACATCGGCCTCTGTAACGCCACTGGTTGCTACGGTAGGCACACGATTGAAACCTATGGCATCTCTGAGGGACTAAACCCTTCCTAGGATTGCTTACAAACTCTAAATCTGGTTTCTTAGCAGCTGTATACCAAAGAAATATATCATTTGTTTCATTAAGAGTCAAGACTCCGGATTGTGCAGCACCATTGGCAAAATCGTCAAGCGCCATAGTTGGGATGCGGATTAAGTAGAGAGATTTGCCTAAAACTTTCCTCTTATTCTCTATGGTAGGAGTTAAGTCTTGACGTTGACATTCTACTTCAGCCCAACAGAGAGCTGCCTCAAA encodes the following:
- the BTBD3 gene encoding BTB/POZ domain-containing protein 3 isoform X3 codes for the protein MAAEIFPSKKPANSNSNSVQQYHQQNLNNNNTIPSPNWQGLYGTIRESRNSVVYNNELMADVHFVVGPPGGTQLLPGHKYVLAVGSSVFHAMFYGELAEDKDEIRIPDVEPASFLAMLKYLYCDEIDLAADTVLATLYAAKKYIVPHLARACVNFLETSLSAKNACVLLSQSCLFEEPDLTQRCWEVIDAQAELALKSEGFCDIDFQTLESILKRETLNAKEIVVFEAALCWAEVECQRQDLTPTIENKRKVLGKSLYLIRIPTMALDDFANGAAQSGVLTLNETNDIFLWYTAAKKPDLEFVSNPRKGLVPQRCHRFQSCAYRSNQWRYRGRCDSIQFSVDKRVFIAGFGLYGSSCGSAEYSAKIELKRQGVILGQNLSKYFSDGSSNTFPVWFEYPVQIEPDTFYTASVVLDGNELSYFGQEGMTEVQCGKVTVQFQCSSDSTNGTGVQGGQLPELIFYA